A genomic segment from Amycolatopsis camponoti encodes:
- a CDS encoding ABC transporter ATP-binding protein, protein MTPPELRVEGVSLRFGGIRALDEVSFTVTPGSLHALIGPNGAGKSSCFNVISGLYRSDAGRVRLGDTDLTGLAPHKLAGLGVGRSFQNAALSPGSTVLDNVLLSRHALTRGGFLEVGLRLPWTVRSERRHAERAREICAYLGLEAVVDAPVGALPYGVVKRVDLARALAVEPVLLLLDEPAAGMNAAETAELAGTITGIRAELGISILLVEHDMSLVMGIADRVTVLDFGRRIADGTPAQVQSDPDVIKAYLGTEAA, encoded by the coding sequence ATGACGCCGCCGGAACTGCGAGTCGAAGGCGTTTCCCTGCGGTTCGGCGGGATCCGCGCCCTCGACGAAGTGAGCTTCACCGTCACCCCCGGCTCGCTGCACGCGCTGATCGGGCCGAACGGCGCCGGGAAGTCCAGCTGCTTCAACGTGATCAGCGGCCTCTACCGGTCCGACGCCGGCCGCGTGCGGCTCGGCGACACCGACCTCACCGGGCTCGCGCCGCACAAGCTCGCCGGGCTCGGCGTCGGCCGGTCGTTCCAGAACGCCGCGCTGTCGCCCGGCTCGACGGTGCTGGACAACGTGCTGCTCAGCCGCCACGCGCTGACCCGAGGCGGCTTCCTCGAGGTCGGGCTGCGGCTGCCGTGGACGGTCCGCTCCGAACGCCGCCACGCCGAACGCGCGCGGGAGATCTGCGCGTACCTCGGCCTCGAGGCGGTCGTCGACGCCCCGGTCGGCGCGCTGCCCTACGGCGTCGTCAAGCGGGTCGACCTGGCCCGCGCGCTGGCCGTCGAGCCGGTGCTGCTCCTGCTCGACGAGCCCGCGGCCGGGATGAACGCGGCGGAGACCGCGGAGCTGGCCGGCACGATCACCGGGATCCGCGCCGAGCTGGGCATCTCGATCCTGCTCGTCGAGCACGACATGAGCCTGGTGATGGGCATCGCCGACCGGGTCACGGTGCTCGACTTCGGCCGCCGGATCGCCGACGGCACCCCGGCGCAGGTCCAGTCGGACCCCGACGTCATCAAGGCCTACCTCGGCACGGAGGCGGCGTGA
- a CDS encoding Glu/Leu/Phe/Val dehydrogenase dimerization domain-containing protein, with product MTAHEQLVARRGRRSGVTTMIAIHSTALGPAVGGCRLKQYDGLTQAVDDVLRLSAAMTAKCAVAGLAFGGGKSVIALEPGRVLAPAERRDVLLDHADLVAEFGGTYLAGPDVGTGPADMLVLREVSAFAFCVPESAGGTGSSSGPTAVGVLAALRAAATAVFGSADMTGRRVVISGYGSVGAHLAASLHASGADVVVSDIDPAKRADAESGGLTWVEPEKALTLTADVVVPAAVGGVLSPETVARLDTPLVVGPANNQLTEDAVADDLAAHGVLWVPDYVASAGGILYTLSREAEGLDHEAALARVETIGKTVTDLLNAAKANATTPLRAAAALAARRLTSGAEPRTPWPPAPRTAA from the coding sequence ATGACCGCACATGAACAGCTCGTCGCCCGGCGTGGCCGTCGTTCCGGCGTCACTACGATGATCGCGATCCATTCGACCGCCCTCGGCCCGGCCGTCGGCGGCTGCCGCCTGAAGCAGTACGACGGCCTCACCCAGGCGGTCGACGACGTCCTGCGCCTTTCGGCGGCCATGACGGCGAAGTGCGCCGTGGCGGGGCTCGCGTTCGGCGGTGGCAAGAGCGTCATCGCGCTGGAGCCCGGACGCGTCCTCGCGCCGGCGGAACGCCGGGACGTCCTCCTCGACCACGCCGACCTCGTCGCCGAGTTCGGCGGCACCTACCTGGCCGGCCCGGACGTCGGCACCGGCCCGGCCGACATGCTCGTGCTGCGCGAGGTCTCGGCGTTCGCGTTCTGCGTGCCCGAGTCCGCGGGCGGCACCGGCTCCTCCAGCGGCCCGACCGCCGTCGGCGTGCTGGCCGCCCTCCGGGCCGCCGCCACCGCGGTGTTCGGCTCCGCCGACATGACGGGCCGCCGGGTGGTGATCAGCGGCTACGGCTCCGTGGGTGCCCACCTCGCGGCGAGCCTGCACGCGAGCGGTGCCGACGTCGTCGTCTCCGACATCGACCCGGCGAAGCGCGCCGACGCCGAAAGCGGCGGGCTGACCTGGGTCGAGCCCGAGAAGGCGCTCACCCTGACCGCCGATGTCGTCGTCCCGGCGGCGGTCGGCGGGGTGCTGAGCCCCGAGACGGTGGCCCGGCTCGACACCCCGTTGGTCGTCGGCCCGGCCAACAACCAGCTCACCGAGGACGCCGTCGCGGACGACCTGGCCGCCCACGGCGTCCTGTGGGTCCCGGACTACGTCGCGAGCGCCGGCGGGATCCTGTACACGCTCTCGCGGGAAGCGGAGGGCCTGGACCACGAGGCCGCGCTCGCCCGCGTCGAGACGATCGGGAAGACCGTCACCGACCTCCTGAACGCCGCGAAGGCCAACGCGACCACCCCGCTGCGCGCGGCGGCCGCGCTGGCCGCGCGACGGCTCACTTCTGGTGCGGAGCCACGTACTCCTTGGCCTCCGGCGCCTCGAACAGCGGCTTGA
- a CDS encoding YigZ family protein, with amino-acid sequence MTDRYLSVARSGVHEIEIKRSRFLCALAPVTSEEAAREFIAARRRAEPGARHHCHAFVLGPDGRTRRSSDDGEPAGTAGTPMLEVLRRRSITDTVAVVTRYFGGVLLGAGGLIRAYGQSVSDALEVVGVLEHRRLRLVEVAVSYDRAGRLENDLRASSYLVHATHFDASARFEIGLAPDEVPAFEGWLANLTNGEATATELGDHWVVHRR; translated from the coding sequence ATGACTGATCGTTATCTCTCCGTGGCTCGTTCCGGGGTGCACGAGATCGAGATCAAGCGCTCCCGCTTCCTCTGCGCGCTGGCTCCGGTGACGTCGGAAGAGGCCGCGCGCGAGTTCATCGCGGCCCGCCGGCGCGCCGAACCCGGGGCGCGGCACCACTGTCACGCGTTCGTTTTGGGGCCGGATGGGCGGACTCGGCGGTCCAGTGACGACGGTGAGCCGGCGGGGACCGCGGGCACGCCGATGCTGGAGGTGCTGCGGCGCCGGTCGATCACGGACACCGTCGCGGTGGTGACGCGCTACTTCGGGGGAGTGCTGCTGGGGGCGGGCGGCTTGATCCGCGCGTACGGTCAGTCCGTTTCGGACGCACTGGAAGTGGTTGGTGTACTAGAACACCGGCGTCTCAGGCTCGTGGAGGTGGCGGTGAGTTACGACCGCGCGGGCCGGCTGGAGAACGACTTGAGAGCGTCTTCGTACTTGGTCCACGCGACTCACTTCGACGCGTCGGCTCGCTTCGAGATCGGCCTGGCGCCGGACGAGGTCCCGGCTTTCGAAGGTTGGCTCGCGAACCTGACGAACGGCGAAGCCACCGCGACCGAACTCGGCGACCACTGGGTGGTCCACCGGCGCTGA
- a CDS encoding ABC transporter substrate-binding protein: protein MKRTHLAAALAAVLVLSACSTKAGDAGSSGPDSSGVKTGKGVTATEVTLGVMTDKSGVFKNLGLGVTQGNELWAKDFNAAGGVCGRQVKLEEVDHGYKADTAKTLYPQIEPKVLGFVQLLGSPVVAALKQNLASDKAVAAPASWSSELLDNPYVMIVGTTYDVEMIDGLAYLQEQGMLKDGDTIGHVYIDGEYGKNGLRGSQFYAKKHNLTVKQVKITSTDSDLTNVVTGLKGAGVKLIALTTTPAQTGSAVAANKALGLNVPVLGNNPTFDPVLLKSPAANALDKLTVVASSVPFSADLPKAKDVAAKYKAAYKETPNGGVPYGYAVGEVWGAVLKKACDNKDLTRDGIAAALKQTTSANTDDLVAALDFSKPGTPATRQVYAATPDASAEGGVRYVKPLFEAPEAKEYVAPHQK from the coding sequence ATGAAACGCACACACCTGGCGGCGGCGCTGGCGGCCGTCCTCGTCCTCTCGGCGTGCAGCACGAAAGCGGGCGACGCGGGCTCGTCGGGCCCGGACAGCTCGGGCGTCAAGACCGGCAAGGGGGTGACGGCGACCGAGGTGACGCTCGGCGTGATGACCGACAAGTCCGGCGTCTTCAAGAACCTCGGCCTCGGGGTCACGCAGGGCAACGAGCTGTGGGCCAAGGACTTCAACGCCGCCGGCGGCGTCTGCGGCCGCCAGGTGAAGCTCGAAGAGGTCGACCACGGCTACAAGGCCGACACGGCGAAGACGCTGTACCCGCAGATCGAGCCGAAGGTGCTCGGGTTCGTGCAGCTGCTCGGCTCGCCGGTGGTGGCCGCGCTGAAGCAGAACCTGGCGTCCGACAAGGCCGTCGCCGCGCCCGCGTCGTGGTCGTCGGAGCTGCTGGACAACCCGTACGTGATGATCGTCGGCACCACCTACGACGTGGAGATGATCGACGGCCTGGCGTACCTGCAGGAGCAGGGGATGCTCAAGGACGGCGACACGATCGGGCACGTCTACATCGACGGCGAGTACGGCAAGAACGGCCTGCGCGGTTCGCAGTTCTACGCGAAGAAGCACAACCTGACGGTCAAGCAAGTCAAGATCACCTCGACCGACAGCGACCTCACGAACGTCGTCACCGGGCTCAAGGGCGCCGGGGTGAAGCTGATCGCGCTGACCACCACGCCCGCCCAGACCGGCTCGGCGGTCGCGGCGAACAAGGCGCTCGGGCTGAACGTGCCGGTGCTGGGCAACAACCCGACGTTCGACCCGGTGCTGCTGAAGAGCCCGGCGGCGAACGCGCTGGACAAGCTGACGGTGGTCGCCAGCAGCGTGCCGTTCTCGGCCGACCTGCCGAAGGCGAAGGACGTCGCGGCGAAGTACAAGGCCGCGTACAAGGAGACGCCGAACGGCGGTGTCCCCTACGGCTACGCGGTCGGCGAGGTGTGGGGCGCGGTGCTGAAGAAGGCATGCGACAACAAGGACCTCACCCGCGACGGCATCGCCGCGGCGCTGAAGCAGACGACGTCGGCGAACACCGACGACCTGGTCGCGGCGCTCGACTTCTCCAAGCCGGGGACGCCGGCGACGCGCCAGGTCTACGCCGCGACGCCGGACGCCTCCGCCGAGGGCGGCGTCCGGTACGTCAAGCCGCTGTTCGAGGCGCCGGAGGCCAAGGAGTACGTGGCTCCGCACCAGAAGTGA
- a CDS encoding GNAT family N-acetyltransferase produces the protein MHVFLETERLIFRRFTENDADSLFALYDDPAVMKYLNGGQPADRTEIVTLDLPAFLGYYERFPGYGFWAAIEKSTGDFLGWFHFRPRPQDPPDEPELGYRLHRNAWGKGYGTEGSAALLAQGFTDLGVRRVTATTMVVNKASRRVMEKLGMTVVRTYFEEFPEHERAPGSEHGEIEYAITREQWLAGRE, from the coding sequence ATGCACGTATTCCTCGAAACCGAGCGGCTGATCTTCCGCCGGTTCACCGAGAACGACGCCGACTCGCTCTTCGCGCTCTACGACGACCCGGCCGTGATGAAGTACCTCAATGGGGGACAGCCGGCGGACCGCACCGAGATCGTCACGCTGGATCTCCCCGCGTTCCTCGGTTACTACGAGCGTTTCCCCGGTTACGGGTTCTGGGCGGCGATCGAGAAGAGCACCGGCGATTTCCTGGGATGGTTCCATTTCCGCCCGCGCCCGCAGGACCCGCCGGACGAGCCGGAGCTGGGGTACCGGCTGCACCGCAACGCCTGGGGCAAGGGCTACGGCACCGAAGGCTCGGCGGCGCTGCTCGCGCAGGGCTTCACGGACCTGGGGGTCCGGCGCGTCACGGCGACCACCATGGTGGTGAACAAAGCGTCGCGCCGGGTCATGGAGAAACTGGGGATGACGGTGGTTCGCACGTACTTCGAGGAGTTCCCGGAGCACGAGCGGGCACCGGGCAGCGAACACGGCGAGATCGAGTACGCGATCACCCGCGAGCAGTGGCTGGCCGGTCGTGAGTGA
- a CDS encoding ABC transporter ATP-binding protein, giving the protein MLTVRGLRVRYGRSTAALHGVDLDVSADGVLAVLGSNGAGKSTLLRAVSGTLRMHRGAIEDGEIRYDGHVLGKLDPARIVGLGVVGVPEGRQIFARMTVEENLRAGGIGARGAAERDAARERVDELFPVLRERAKQRAGLLSGGEQQMLAIGRALMSAPKLLLLDEPSLGLAPKVVQQIARTIREIHSRGTAVVLVEQNAVMALGVADHAVVLEVGRVALAGTAAELAASQDVRRLYLGGHAESQEAADAEAETARERLAGRTLSRWAG; this is encoded by the coding sequence GTGCTGACCGTGCGTGGCCTTCGGGTGCGGTACGGCCGGTCGACGGCCGCCCTGCACGGGGTCGACCTCGACGTCTCCGCCGACGGCGTCCTCGCCGTGCTCGGCAGCAACGGTGCCGGGAAGTCGACCCTGCTCAGAGCCGTCTCCGGCACCCTCCGCATGCACCGCGGCGCGATCGAGGACGGCGAGATCCGCTACGACGGCCACGTGCTCGGCAAGCTCGACCCGGCCCGGATCGTCGGGCTCGGCGTCGTCGGCGTGCCGGAAGGACGGCAGATCTTCGCGCGGATGACCGTCGAGGAGAACCTGCGCGCCGGCGGCATCGGGGCGCGCGGCGCGGCCGAACGGGACGCCGCCCGCGAGCGCGTCGACGAGCTGTTCCCCGTGCTCCGGGAGCGCGCCAAGCAGCGCGCCGGGCTGCTGTCCGGCGGTGAGCAGCAGATGCTGGCGATCGGCCGGGCGCTCATGTCCGCGCCGAAGCTGCTGCTGCTCGACGAGCCGTCGCTGGGGCTGGCGCCGAAGGTCGTCCAGCAGATCGCCCGGACCATCCGCGAGATCCACTCCCGCGGCACCGCCGTGGTGCTGGTCGAGCAGAACGCCGTGATGGCGCTCGGCGTCGCCGACCACGCCGTCGTGCTGGAGGTCGGCCGGGTGGCGCTGGCCGGGACGGCCGCCGAGCTGGCCGCCAGCCAGGACGTCCGGCGGCTCTACCTCGGCGGGCACGCCGAATCGCAGGAAGCCGCCGACGCCGAAGCGGAGACCGCGCGCGAACGCCTGGCCGGCCGGACTTTGTCGAGGTGGGCCGGATGA
- a CDS encoding branched-chain amino acid ABC transporter permease, whose product MNTFLQLTVNGLGKGAVFALLALGFVIIFKATEVVNFAHGSLVLFGGYLVVVTRDALGWVGASLVGIVSAGLLGLVLERLLLSRSRHADANSLALLTIGVDVIVTEEIVRRLGVTLPFLGDAWDAKPFQVGGITLFRTHLVALGVAAVLITAFWLAFKYSNWGVAMRAQAENREAAALMGIRSSRVTATAWLVAGLLAGVAVLFIATQDFSGAGLSRGTHSIALAAFPAAILGGLDSTAGAVVGGLVVGIVEALSAQYVSFDFSKSAVFLVMLVVLVVRPSGLFGTRERTRV is encoded by the coding sequence GTGAACACGTTCCTGCAGCTCACGGTGAACGGCCTCGGCAAGGGCGCGGTGTTCGCGCTGCTCGCGCTGGGGTTCGTCATCATCTTCAAGGCCACCGAGGTGGTCAACTTCGCGCACGGCTCGCTGGTGCTCTTCGGCGGCTACCTCGTCGTGGTGACGCGGGACGCGCTCGGCTGGGTGGGCGCGTCGCTGGTCGGCATCGTCTCGGCCGGGCTGCTCGGCCTGGTCTTGGAGCGGTTGCTGCTCTCGCGCTCCCGCCACGCCGACGCGAACAGCCTGGCCCTGCTCACCATCGGCGTCGACGTGATCGTCACCGAGGAGATCGTGCGCCGGCTCGGCGTCACGCTGCCCTTCCTCGGCGACGCCTGGGACGCGAAGCCGTTCCAGGTCGGCGGGATCACGCTGTTCCGCACGCACCTGGTCGCGCTCGGCGTGGCCGCGGTGCTGATCACGGCGTTCTGGCTGGCCTTCAAGTACTCGAACTGGGGCGTGGCCATGCGGGCGCAGGCGGAGAACCGCGAAGCCGCCGCGCTGATGGGCATCCGCAGCTCGCGCGTCACCGCGACCGCGTGGCTGGTCGCCGGGCTGCTGGCCGGGGTGGCCGTGCTGTTCATCGCGACGCAGGACTTCTCCGGCGCCGGCCTTTCCCGCGGGACGCACTCGATCGCGCTGGCCGCCTTCCCGGCGGCGATCCTCGGCGGCCTCGACTCGACGGCGGGCGCGGTGGTCGGCGGCTTGGTCGTGGGCATCGTGGAAGCGCTGTCCGCGCAGTACGTGTCGTTCGACTTCTCGAAGAGCGCGGTGTTCCTGGTGATGCTGGTGGTCCTGGTGGTGCGGCCCTCGGGGCTGTTCGGCACGAGGGAGCGAACCCGTGTCTGA
- a CDS encoding Lrp/AsnC family transcriptional regulator, whose product MLDELDSAIVRHLQEDARQTNRDIARKVGVAPSTCLERIRLLRERGVIRGYHADIDLASLNRGVRALVAAQVRPLSRAVIDEFQRSISELPEVLSVYVTAGSDDFLIEVTTPDIDALHAFLADRLALRREIVGFRTSIVFRHLRKTTLEPLPPG is encoded by the coding sequence GTGCTCGACGAACTTGATTCGGCGATCGTCCGGCATTTGCAGGAAGACGCCCGGCAGACCAACCGGGACATCGCCCGGAAGGTCGGCGTCGCGCCCTCGACGTGCCTCGAACGCATCCGGCTCCTGCGGGAGCGCGGCGTCATCCGCGGGTACCACGCCGACATCGACCTGGCGAGCCTCAACCGCGGCGTCCGCGCGCTCGTCGCGGCGCAGGTGCGGCCGCTGAGCCGGGCCGTCATCGACGAGTTCCAGCGCTCGATCTCCGAACTGCCGGAAGTGCTCTCAGTGTACGTAACCGCGGGGAGTGACGATTTCCTGATCGAAGTCACCACGCCGGACATCGACGCGCTGCACGCTTTCCTGGCCGACCGGCTGGCGCTGCGCCGGGAGATCGTCGGCTTCCGGACGTCGATCGTTTTCCGTCACCTGCGGAAGACGACGCTTGAACCACTTCCACCGGGGTAA
- a CDS encoding GH92 family glycosyl hydrolase, whose amino-acid sequence MSGPLARRLRGAALAAVIAAGGLVALPAATAGAATLALTQYVNPFIGTDNSNSPNPVPGGAGGSTYPGAAVPFGMTQFSPDTPTGSPSGYRYSDTSIEEFSLTHFNGAGCPNNEDLGLLPITGAIGTSPGTGWTGYAGRYTKANESAAPGYYKNKLDNYNTTVELSATQRSGFMKLTYPNTTSARLLVNPGRSATGNRNGSISISGSQLTGSATGGGFCGSSKTYQIFYVIQFDRAPSGFGTWLGGTVSNGSASTSGTNAGGYVTFDTSSNTTVQAKVGISFVSLANAQANLAAENPGFDFAGIRAAADTSWNTILNRVQVTGGAAADLQKFYTALYHVFQNPNIASDTNGQYRGFDQAIHTASHTVYQNYSGWDIYRSWAALIGLVAPAEASDIAKSMVLDGQQGGLLPKWSHNNNEHFVMTGDPGPIVVGSMYAFGVRGFDTAAALTLMDKSSNGGTAQGGAIRGRQSGYVSRHYVTEDPSDSLEYSASDFAVAQFAKAVGDTTKYTTYMQRAQWWQNVFGTDSGYIQPRGSDGTWAWPVVPSSNSGYTEGNPSQYTWMVPYNYQGLINLMGGAKTAVQRLDHHFTQLNGGLTQPYFYIGNEPEHGVPWAYNYAAHPQGTSSAVRRVMNESFTTGAGGEPGNDDLGATSAWYVFAALGMYPATPGADVLALHGPLFPAVSIIRPSGTIQINGSGAGQGAQYVQSLSVNGVSTTKSWIRYGDIAGASTLNYTMGSSPSAWGTNASDVPPSYNDGFTPPATAPDLGTNLAQGKAATGSATCNSAETADKAVDGSLANNSKFCSTAATKFLQVDLGSAQNVSSFVVKHAGLGGETTGWNTGAFTIQTSTDGSNWTTVASVTGSRASRTYSPITTRSARYVKLNLTTPANDGNGAARIYEFEVYR is encoded by the coding sequence ATGTCCGGACCACTCGCCAGACGGCTGCGCGGGGCCGCGCTCGCCGCGGTCATCGCGGCCGGAGGGCTCGTCGCACTGCCCGCCGCAACCGCCGGCGCCGCGACGCTCGCCCTTACGCAGTACGTGAATCCCTTCATCGGCACGGACAACAGCAACTCCCCGAACCCCGTGCCCGGCGGCGCCGGCGGCAGCACGTACCCCGGCGCGGCCGTGCCGTTCGGGATGACGCAGTTCAGCCCGGACACCCCGACCGGGTCGCCGTCCGGCTACCGCTACAGCGACACCAGCATCGAAGAGTTCAGCCTCACCCACTTCAACGGCGCGGGGTGTCCCAACAACGAGGACCTCGGCCTGCTGCCGATCACCGGCGCCATCGGCACGTCGCCGGGCACCGGCTGGACGGGATACGCGGGCCGCTACACGAAGGCGAACGAGTCGGCCGCGCCCGGCTACTACAAGAACAAGCTCGACAACTACAACACGACCGTCGAGCTGTCGGCCACCCAGCGGTCCGGCTTCATGAAGCTGACCTACCCGAACACGACGTCCGCGCGGCTGCTCGTCAACCCCGGCCGCAGCGCGACCGGCAACCGCAACGGATCCATCAGCATCAGCGGCAGCCAGCTCACCGGCTCGGCGACGGGCGGCGGCTTCTGCGGCTCGTCCAAGACCTACCAGATCTTCTACGTCATCCAGTTCGACCGCGCGCCCAGCGGATTCGGCACCTGGCTCGGCGGCACGGTCTCGAACGGGTCCGCGAGCACCAGCGGCACGAACGCCGGCGGCTACGTCACCTTCGACACCTCGTCGAACACCACCGTGCAGGCGAAGGTCGGCATCTCGTTCGTCAGCCTGGCCAACGCGCAGGCGAACCTCGCCGCCGAGAACCCCGGGTTCGACTTCGCCGGGATCCGCGCCGCGGCCGACACGAGTTGGAACACGATCCTCAACCGCGTCCAGGTGACCGGCGGCGCGGCGGCGGACCTGCAGAAGTTCTACACGGCGCTGTACCACGTGTTCCAGAACCCGAACATCGCCAGCGACACCAACGGCCAGTACCGCGGGTTCGACCAGGCGATCCACACCGCGTCGCACACCGTCTACCAGAACTACTCCGGCTGGGACATCTACCGGTCGTGGGCCGCGCTGATCGGGCTCGTCGCCCCGGCGGAAGCGAGTGACATAGCCAAGTCCATGGTGCTCGACGGCCAGCAGGGCGGGTTGCTGCCCAAGTGGTCGCACAACAACAACGAGCACTTCGTGATGACCGGTGACCCCGGGCCGATCGTCGTCGGCAGCATGTACGCGTTCGGCGTCCGCGGCTTCGACACCGCGGCCGCGCTGACGCTGATGGACAAGAGCTCCAACGGCGGCACCGCGCAGGGCGGCGCGATCCGCGGGCGCCAGTCCGGGTACGTCAGCCGCCACTACGTCACCGAGGACCCGTCGGACTCGCTCGAGTACTCGGCGTCGGACTTCGCGGTGGCGCAGTTCGCGAAGGCCGTCGGTGACACGACGAAGTACACCACCTACATGCAGCGCGCCCAGTGGTGGCAGAACGTGTTCGGCACCGACTCCGGCTACATCCAGCCGCGGGGCAGCGACGGCACGTGGGCGTGGCCGGTCGTGCCGTCGAGCAACAGCGGCTACACCGAAGGCAACCCGTCGCAGTACACGTGGATGGTGCCCTACAACTACCAGGGCCTGATCAACCTGATGGGCGGCGCCAAGACGGCCGTCCAACGGCTGGACCACCACTTCACCCAGCTCAACGGCGGCCTGACCCAGCCGTACTTCTACATCGGCAACGAGCCCGAGCACGGCGTGCCGTGGGCGTACAACTACGCCGCCCACCCGCAGGGCACCAGCTCGGCGGTGCGGCGCGTGATGAACGAGTCGTTCACCACCGGCGCGGGCGGCGAGCCCGGCAACGACGACCTCGGCGCGACGTCGGCGTGGTACGTCTTCGCCGCGCTCGGGATGTACCCGGCGACCCCGGGGGCGGACGTCCTGGCCCTGCACGGCCCGCTGTTCCCGGCGGTCTCGATCATCCGCCCGAGCGGGACGATCCAGATCAACGGAAGTGGTGCCGGCCAGGGCGCGCAGTACGTGCAGAGCCTCAGCGTCAACGGCGTCTCGACGACGAAGTCGTGGATCCGCTACGGCGACATCGCGGGTGCGTCGACGCTGAACTACACGATGGGCTCGTCGCCGAGTGCGTGGGGCACGAACGCCTCCGACGTCCCGCCGTCGTACAACGACGGGTTCACGCCGCCGGCCACCGCGCCGGACCTCGGCACGAACCTGGCCCAGGGCAAGGCGGCGACGGGCTCGGCCACGTGCAACTCGGCCGAGACCGCGGACAAGGCCGTCGACGGCAGCCTGGCGAACAACAGCAAGTTCTGCTCCACCGCCGCCACGAAGTTCCTCCAGGTGGACCTCGGGTCGGCGCAGAACGTGTCGTCGTTCGTCGTCAAGCACGCCGGCCTCGGCGGGGAGACGACCGGCTGGAACACCGGCGCTTTCACGATCCAGACGTCGACCGACGGCTCGAACTGGACGACGGTCGCGTCCGTGACCGGTTCGCGGGCCAGCCGCACGTACAGCCCGATCACGACGAGGTCGGCGCGGTACGTGAAGCTGAACCTCACCACCCCGGCCAACGACGGCAACGGCGCGGCCCGGATCTACGAGTTCGAGGTCTACCGCTGA
- a CDS encoding branched-chain amino acid ABC transporter permease has product MSDSAVSEVDSPPAAEAAAPPRRDLAKLVRRAAWLVVLVVLLALPLYLDAAWLKAGQYMMIGGVGAIGLTLVVGQAGQLSLAHAFFLLAGGTAYTVLSGPTGDDRVVGFGLDPGLSLVGAVVVSALLGLAFAPVAGRLRGIYLGVASLALVFLGLYFGQSAEELTGGTSTGRAPAPFSLFGFPFTNDGPEITVLGVPIRQAERMWYLFLLLTVLAFVVARGAVRGRPGRSWRAVRDNEAAAAVMGVSVLRAKAGAFAVSSAYGGLAGAMTVLWFDILKPDESEFGTYGINVSIAYLAMVIIGGLGSVPGALVGALIVNGLPQVLSLYSADLGWFAGTGDGALTPILVSSFVYGAAIIVVVLFEPGGLAAIGRRLTQRRFRRQSGQPAEEP; this is encoded by the coding sequence GTGTCTGACAGTGCCGTGTCCGAAGTGGACAGCCCGCCCGCCGCCGAAGCCGCGGCGCCGCCGCGCCGCGATCTCGCGAAGCTGGTGCGCCGGGCCGCGTGGCTCGTGGTGCTGGTCGTCCTGCTCGCCCTGCCGCTCTACCTCGACGCGGCCTGGCTCAAGGCCGGCCAGTACATGATGATCGGCGGGGTCGGCGCGATCGGGCTGACGCTGGTGGTCGGGCAGGCCGGGCAGCTTTCCCTGGCCCACGCGTTCTTCCTGCTCGCCGGCGGCACGGCGTACACCGTCCTTTCCGGACCGACCGGTGACGACCGCGTCGTCGGCTTCGGCCTGGACCCCGGCCTGTCCCTCGTCGGCGCGGTCGTCGTCTCCGCGCTGCTGGGCCTGGCCTTCGCGCCGGTGGCCGGGCGGCTGCGCGGGATCTACCTCGGCGTCGCCTCCCTGGCCCTGGTCTTCCTCGGCCTCTACTTCGGGCAGTCGGCGGAAGAGCTCACCGGCGGGACGTCGACCGGACGCGCACCGGCGCCGTTCTCGCTGTTCGGCTTCCCCTTCACCAACGACGGCCCCGAAATCACCGTGCTCGGCGTCCCGATCCGGCAGGCCGAGCGCATGTGGTACCTCTTCCTGCTGCTCACCGTCCTGGCTTTCGTGGTCGCCCGCGGCGCCGTCCGGGGGCGGCCCGGCCGGTCGTGGCGGGCGGTGCGCGACAACGAGGCCGCGGCCGCGGTGATGGGCGTCAGCGTGCTGCGCGCCAAGGCGGGCGCGTTCGCCGTCTCTTCGGCCTACGGCGGTCTCGCCGGCGCGATGACCGTGCTGTGGTTCGACATCCTCAAGCCGGACGAGAGCGAGTTCGGCACCTACGGCATCAACGTGTCCATCGCCTACCTCGCGATGGTCATCATCGGCGGGCTCGGCTCGGTCCCCGGCGCGCTGGTCGGCGCGCTGATCGTCAACGGGCTGCCGCAGGTGCTCTCCCTGTACTCCGCCGACCTGGGCTGGTTCGCCGGCACCGGCGACGGCGCGCTGACCCCGATCCTGGTCAGCTCGTTCGTCTACGGCGCCGCGATCATCGTCGTCGTCCTGTTCGAGCCGGGCGGGCTCGCCGCGATCGGCCGCCGGCTCACGCAGCGACGTTTTCGCCGTCAATCCGGTCAACCCGCGGAGGAACCATGA